A genomic region of Methanobacterium sp. SMA-27 contains the following coding sequences:
- the mmp11 gene encoding methanogenesis marker protein 11, producing MEILTPDDLKTKFKDPWIAPYKKVITMVDDDQVELVEYHPCVAGSEWMVYQYKRTSNLVIDSKRDGDRHIYHLNIGKANMNLKPSFSAAGIEEVSVEEDEVKIVHAGLAGAGVGAAMCRGMAQGVKRVELYDIGGGSKVGRAAVVTPKMQKVVIGVDDTDTKQEGATWTLANNVGMELANMGFEYIDHVTCQLYPHNPNKTQNCVAIALVFAVEPGRRDELVDKTCQLLKKDTLSEKTAIAVLDGFKVPAKLRTYAEDTKKSMMYVEDAEKVAKEVGVQLVQVTGAAGEIGALAALGLYNDLKEAVKVYY from the coding sequence ATGGAAATATTAACCCCCGATGATTTAAAAACTAAATTTAAAGACCCTTGGATAGCACCTTACAAAAAAGTCATTACCATGGTAGATGATGACCAAGTTGAGCTAGTTGAATATCATCCCTGTGTGGCTGGTTCTGAATGGATGGTTTACCAGTATAAAAGAACAAGCAATCTTGTAATTGATTCAAAAAGAGATGGAGACAGGCACATTTACCATCTTAACATAGGTAAAGCAAATATGAATCTTAAACCGAGCTTTTCAGCAGCAGGAATAGAAGAAGTATCCGTTGAAGAGGATGAGGTGAAGATTGTACATGCTGGTCTTGCTGGAGCGGGTGTTGGCGCAGCTATGTGTCGAGGTATGGCACAAGGTGTAAAACGTGTAGAACTTTACGACATTGGTGGAGGATCAAAGGTAGGAAGAGCAGCTGTTGTAACTCCAAAAATGCAGAAGGTTGTTATTGGAGTTGATGATACAGACACAAAACAAGAAGGAGCTACATGGACACTTGCCAACAATGTTGGAATGGAACTAGCAAATATGGGATTTGAATATATTGATCATGTCACATGTCAACTCTACCCACATAATCCAAATAAGACCCAAAATTGCGTTGCAATAGCACTTGTATTTGCAGTAGAGCCGGGAAGAAGGGATGAATTGGTTGATAAAACATGCCAACTCCTTAAAAAAGACACACTTTCAGAAAAGACTGCAATAGCTGTTCTTGACGGATTTAAAGTGCCTGCTAAACTTAGAACATATGCTGAAGACACTAAAAAGTCTATGATGTATGTGGAAGATGCAGAAAAAGTAGCAAAAGAAGTAGGTGTACAGTTAGTTCAAGTTACAGGGGCCGCTGGGGAAATAGGGGCTTTAGCAGCACTTGGACTCTATAACGACTTGAAAGAAGCTGTGAAAGTATATTATTAA
- the ribH gene encoding 6,7-dimethyl-8-ribityllumazine synthase: MVKVRIGAVVSEFNYDITHMMLELAKEHAKFLESEITEVITVPGVFDMPLAIKKLLKQEDIDAVVTIGAVIEGATSHDEIVIQHASRKMTDLSLDYSKPVALGITGPKMTRLEAHQRIDYGKRAVEAAVKMVERLQ; the protein is encoded by the coding sequence ATGGTAAAAGTCAGGATTGGAGCAGTAGTTTCAGAATTCAACTATGATATAACTCACATGATGTTAGAGCTAGCAAAAGAACATGCAAAATTCCTAGAATCTGAGATAACGGAAGTAATAACGGTGCCGGGTGTTTTTGACATGCCACTGGCAATTAAAAAACTCCTTAAACAGGAAGATATTGATGCTGTAGTTACAATTGGAGCAGTAATAGAAGGTGCAACATCCCACGATGAAATTGTTATACAACATGCATCTCGTAAAATGACAGACCTTTCACTGGACTACAGTAAACCTGTTGCACTAGGAATAACAGGCCCAAAAATGACAAGACTTGAGGCTCATCAACGTATAGATTATGGTAAACGAGCTGTAGAGGCAGCTGTTAAAATGGTTGAAAGGTTACAATAA
- a CDS encoding cysteine desulfurase: MENSTNIDIRADIPLLEDVIYLDAASTTPTPKPVVDAMCDYFYNYNSNTGRGAYRMAVKSTKEFEGARSRISKFVGCGPSEVIFTKNTTEAINLVANGFNFKKGDSIIVPNIEHHSNFIPWLNLKKFGVNLKIIKADEFGIIDPYDVESAVDDNTKLITTTHISNAIGSVQPINEIGKIADENDILYHVDAAQSAGHMKLDVKKIKADFVSFPGHKGFLGPVGTGFLYCSEKSVEKLEPTNLGGGTVVDVTEAKFEFEDVPARFEGGTQNIAGVIGLGAAVDYLKNIGMDKIENHSKKLTSKLFQEINSIDNTIIYGSPENIYGIVSFNIDGVNAHDVAKILDELKNICVRSGYHCAIPAIRHMGSYERGGTVRTSVHYYNTAEEIQIFGETLREISKFFGD, encoded by the coding sequence ATGGAAAATAGTACCAATATTGACATCAGGGCGGACATACCCTTACTTGAAGATGTAATATATTTAGACGCAGCAAGTACTACACCGACTCCAAAACCAGTTGTTGATGCAATGTGCGATTATTTCTACAACTATAATTCCAACACTGGTAGAGGCGCGTATAGAATGGCGGTTAAATCAACCAAAGAATTTGAAGGAGCAAGGTCTCGGATTTCAAAGTTCGTTGGTTGTGGACCATCAGAGGTAATATTCACAAAAAACACAACTGAAGCAATAAATCTTGTTGCAAATGGTTTTAATTTTAAAAAGGGAGACTCTATAATTGTTCCCAATATAGAACATCATTCTAACTTTATTCCTTGGTTAAACTTAAAGAAGTTCGGTGTGAATCTCAAAATCATAAAGGCTGATGAATTTGGTATAATTGATCCTTATGATGTTGAATCAGCTGTTGATGATAATACTAAACTCATAACAACTACGCATATTTCTAATGCAATAGGTTCGGTTCAACCAATAAATGAAATAGGTAAAATTGCAGATGAAAATGATATTCTTTATCATGTAGATGCTGCACAATCTGCCGGGCATATGAAACTTGATGTAAAAAAAATTAAAGCAGATTTTGTATCATTTCCAGGACATAAAGGATTTCTTGGCCCAGTAGGAACAGGATTTTTATACTGCAGCGAGAAATCTGTAGAGAAACTGGAACCCACGAATTTAGGTGGTGGAACTGTTGTTGATGTTACAGAGGCTAAATTTGAATTTGAAGATGTGCCTGCTAGATTTGAAGGGGGAACTCAGAATATTGCTGGAGTTATTGGATTAGGAGCAGCTGTAGATTATCTTAAAAATATAGGTATGGATAAAATTGAAAACCATAGCAAAAAACTTACTTCAAAATTATTCCAAGAGATAAATAGCATAGATAATACAATTATATACGGTAGTCCCGAAAATATTTATGGGATAGTATCCTTCAATATAGATGGAGTAAATGCGCATGATGTTGCAAAGATACTGGACGAACTCAAAAATATCTGTGTGAGAAGCGGTTACCACTGTGCAATCCCTGCAATACGACATATGGGGTCTTATGAACGTGGGGGGACAGTGAGGACATCTGTACATTATTACAATACAGCGGAAGAAATTCAAATATTTGGAGAAACTTTAAGGGAGATTTCTAAGTTTTTTGGAGATTGA
- a CDS encoding isocitrate/isopropylmalate family dehydrogenase, which translates to MYKIAVIPGDGIGKEVMEATLHILDASDIEFEFKFADAGDEYAEKTGIPLPQETIDIVKQSQACLFGAAGESAADVIVKLRRELDLFVNLRPVKAYPGTKCIFDDVDFVIVRENTEGLYSGIEEYTEDGATAVRVITNKASERICRFAFEYAEKTGRKKVTAVHKANVLKKTDGIFKNNFYKVAEEFTEIETDDKYVDATAMFLITHPNMFDIIVTTNLFGDILSDEGAGLVGGLGLIPSANIGENQGLFEPVHGSAPRLAGKGIANPSAMILSAVMMLDYLDENEEARKLEKALITVLRENKVVTADLGGNATTMEMAAEVKTKFVRE; encoded by the coding sequence GATGGAATAGGAAAAGAGGTTATGGAAGCAACACTTCATATATTAGATGCTTCTGACATTGAATTTGAATTCAAGTTTGCTGATGCAGGAGATGAATATGCAGAAAAAACTGGAATACCTCTACCACAAGAAACAATAGATATTGTCAAACAATCACAAGCATGTTTGTTTGGTGCAGCGGGGGAATCTGCTGCTGATGTAATAGTTAAACTCAGGCGGGAATTAGACTTATTTGTAAATCTCAGACCAGTTAAGGCCTATCCTGGTACTAAATGTATTTTTGATGATGTAGACTTTGTTATAGTTAGAGAAAACACCGAAGGACTATACTCTGGAATTGAGGAGTACACAGAGGATGGAGCAACAGCAGTTAGGGTCATAACCAACAAAGCATCAGAGAGGATATGTAGATTTGCATTTGAATATGCTGAAAAAACTGGAAGGAAAAAGGTAACAGCTGTTCATAAGGCAAATGTGCTGAAAAAAACCGATGGAATTTTCAAGAATAACTTTTATAAAGTTGCAGAAGAGTTCACTGAAATAGAAACCGATGATAAATATGTTGATGCAACTGCAATGTTTTTAATAACCCACCCTAATATGTTTGATATTATAGTTACAACCAACCTATTCGGGGATATACTATCGGATGAGGGAGCTGGACTTGTTGGAGGATTAGGACTCATACCATCAGCAAATATAGGTGAAAATCAAGGATTATTCGAACCGGTTCATGGTTCAGCTCCAAGACTTGCAGGAAAAGGTATTGCAAATCCTTCTGCTATGATATTGTCGGCTGTGATGATGCTGGACTATCTTGATGAGAATGAAGAAGCAAGAAAACTTGAAAAAGCACTAATAACTGTTCTAAGAGAGAATAAAGTTGTTACCGCCGACCTTGGTGGTAATGCTACTACTATGGAAATGGCTGCAGAAGTAAAGACCAAGTTCGTGAGAGAATAG